In Macaca nemestrina isolate mMacNem1 chromosome 11, mMacNem.hap1, whole genome shotgun sequence, a single window of DNA contains:
- the LOC105492485 gene encoding acyl-CoA-binding protein isoform X4, whose amino-acid sequence MLFIYGRYKQATVGDINTERPGMLDFTGKAKWDAWNELKGTTKEDAMKAYIDKVEELKKKYGI is encoded by the exons ATGCTGTTCATCTATGGCCGCTACAAACAAGCAACCGTGGGCGACATAAATACAG aACGGCCCGGGATGTTGGACTTCACGGGCAAGGCCAAGTGGGATGCCTGGAATGAGCTGAAAG GGACTACCAAGGAAGATGCCATGAAAGCTTACATCGACAAAGTAGAAGAGCTAAAGAAAAAATACGGGATATGA
- the LOC105492485 gene encoding acyl-CoA-binding protein isoform X3, translated as MSQAEFEKAAEEVKRLKTKPADDEMLFIYGRYKQATVGDINTERPGMLDFTGKAKWDAWNELKGTTKEDAMKAYIDKVEELKKKYGI; from the exons ATGTCTCAG GCTGAGTTTGAGAAAGCTGCAGAGGAGGTTAAGCGCCTTAAGACCAAGCCAGCCGATGATGAGATGCTGTTCATCTATGGCCGCTACAAACAAGCAACCGTGGGCGACATAAATACAG aACGGCCCGGGATGTTGGACTTCACGGGCAAGGCCAAGTGGGATGCCTGGAATGAGCTGAAAG GGACTACCAAGGAAGATGCCATGAAAGCTTACATCGACAAAGTAGAAGAGCTAAAGAAAAAATACGGGATATGA
- the LOC105492485 gene encoding acyl-CoA-binding protein isoform X1 codes for MGWTSLCSGRGVGVEGARWKDGGRGCTDWRSEETQSPSGSTGRDVAAEWGSEEAVDGSLEAEFEKAAEEVKRLKTKPADDEMLFIYGRYKQATVGDINTERPGMLDFTGKAKWDAWNELKGTTKEDAMKAYIDKVEELKKKYGI; via the exons ATGGGGTGGACTTCGCTGTGTAGCGGGAGAGGAGTGGGAGTCGAGGGTGCTCGATGGAAAGATGGGGGAAGGGGTTGCACGGATTGGAGGAGCGAGGAGACTCAGTCCCCATCCGGAAGCACAGGGCGGGACGTCGCGGCGGAGTGGGGAAGCGAGGAGGCCGTGGACGGGAGCTTGGAG GCTGAGTTTGAGAAAGCTGCAGAGGAGGTTAAGCGCCTTAAGACCAAGCCAGCCGATGATGAGATGCTGTTCATCTATGGCCGCTACAAACAAGCAACCGTGGGCGACATAAATACAG aACGGCCCGGGATGTTGGACTTCACGGGCAAGGCCAAGTGGGATGCCTGGAATGAGCTGAAAG GGACTACCAAGGAAGATGCCATGAAAGCTTACATCGACAAAGTAGAAGAGCTAAAGAAAAAATACGGGATATGA
- the LOC105492485 gene encoding acyl-CoA-binding protein isoform X2, whose protein sequence is MWGDLWPLPPASANPGTGTEAEFEKAAEEVKRLKTKPADDEMLFIYGRYKQATVGDINTERPGMLDFTGKAKWDAWNELKGTTKEDAMKAYIDKVEELKKKYGI, encoded by the exons ATGTGGGGCGACCTCTGGCCCCTCCCGCCTGCCTCTGCCAATCCGGGCACTGGGACAGAG GCTGAGTTTGAGAAAGCTGCAGAGGAGGTTAAGCGCCTTAAGACCAAGCCAGCCGATGATGAGATGCTGTTCATCTATGGCCGCTACAAACAAGCAACCGTGGGCGACATAAATACAG aACGGCCCGGGATGTTGGACTTCACGGGCAAGGCCAAGTGGGATGCCTGGAATGAGCTGAAAG GGACTACCAAGGAAGATGCCATGAAAGCTTACATCGACAAAGTAGAAGAGCTAAAGAAAAAATACGGGATATGA